Proteins co-encoded in one Garra rufa chromosome 7, GarRuf1.0, whole genome shotgun sequence genomic window:
- the LOC141338874 gene encoding natural killer cell receptor 2B4-like, whose protein sequence is MRSNPVVFCLCVFIANCVFGDADIMKSVSVTEGDSVSLNTGVTEVGRDDQILWMFGPKETRIAELYKHSIDMFSSNEIFGDRLTMDSFTGSLTIRNIRTTDSGLYKRQIRSNRGNSDKTLSVIVYAHLPVPVITSNSSNCSSSSGSSVSKYSVVCLVMNVSHVTLSWYKGNSLLSSISVSDFSISLSLPLEVEYQDKNTYSCVINNPIRNQTQSLEISGLCQTYAAVILLICALMFHLCSKNNSGLEGQSVLHLI, encoded by the exons GTGTGTTTGGTGATGCAGATATAATGAAGTCAGTATCAGTGACTGAGGGAGATTCTGTCTCTCTAAACACTGGTGTTACTGAAGTAGGGAGAGATGATCAGATACTGTGGATGTTTGGACCTAAAGAGACTCGTATAGCTGAACTCTATAAGCACAGCATTGATATGTTTAGCAGTAATGAGATATTTGGAGACAGACTTACGATGGACTCTTtcactggatctctgaccatcagaaacatcagaaccacagactctggacttTATAAACGACAGATCCGCAGCAACAGAGGAAACTCGGACAAGACACTCAGTGTTATTGTCTATG CTCATCTGCCTGTTCCTGTCATCACCAGTAACTCTTCAAACTGTTCATCATCATCAGGATCATCCGTGTCTAAATATTCAGTGGTGTGTTTGGTGATGAATGTGAgtcatgtgactctctcctggtacaaaggaaacagtttattgtccagcatcagtgtgtctgatttcagcatcagtctctctctacctctggaggtggaatatcaggataaaaacacctacagctgtgtgatCAACAATCCCATCAGAAACCAGACTCAAAGTCTGGAAATCAGTGGACTCTGCCAGACATATGCAG CTGTGATTCTGCTGATTTGTGCTTTGATGTTTCATCTGTGCAGCAAAAACAATTCAGGACTAGAGGGTCAGTCTGTCCTTCATCTCATCTAA